ATAGATATCCAGATTGTTCGCCTGGCTGCAATCCGGGTCCTCATCCCCCCACGGGTAGATACGATCATCGTTCCACTGAGCTGCATACTCCCACTCTGCTTCCGTTGGCAAGCGGTATCCTTGGGCACCGTAGGGATCGCCATAGTTGCACGTCCAATCACCGGAATGTTCATAGGCGCGCGGCAAACCTAACTTCATACTCAACCAGTCGCAATATCGTACAGCACCAAACCAAGTTACTTCTTTGACCGGATGAAAGTCAGGATTATAATCCCCTGGGATTGACGAAACTTCCCGAAGGTAAAATGTTCCTGCGCCGTCGAACTTAATCTCGCTGCGGTAGCTATTCAAATCCAGAAGTTCCTCACTGCTCCCATCCAGATTATCACTCACTGAGCTAGTCGTAGCAGTCACATATCCCTGGTCATACGCCCACTGAACTGCCTCGAGATACTCGTCATTCGTCACCTCATGCTGCCCCAGGTATAAATCGCGGGTCAGGGTTACCTCGTGCTCACTACTGCAGGCAGTCTCCCCATCACCCATAATGAAAGTGCCGGCGGGAACAAGAACCATCTCTTGTCCAAGGTAGCCATCGCGGGCAACTACCTTGACAACATAGTAATCTCCATAACTCCCTGGATAATCCGCCAGTGCATCCCAGAGAATGTGCTTTCCGATACCGTTTGTGATTCCAGCGCCAACATCTCCCGAAACGGACAAGCATCTAATTGGAT
This window of the Candidatus Eisenbacteria bacterium genome carries:
- a CDS encoding SUMF1/EgtB/PvdO family nonheme iron enzyme, which translates into the protein MGGIEATHTRGDGALWATILMLVILACSLSSFAVKANDPPVIANVQAEQNPVTMHVLVSYNVYDPDGDPITITLRLSENGGISYPIRCLSVSGDVGAGITNGIGKHILWDALADYPGSYGDYYVVKVVARDGYLGQEMVLVPAGTFIMGDGETACSSEHEVTLTRDLYLGQHEVTNDEYLEAVQWAYDQGYVTATTSSVSDNLDGSSEELLDLNSYRSEIKFDGAGTFYLREVSSIPGDYNPDFHPVKEVTWFGAVRYCDWLSMKLGLPRAYEHSGDWTCNYGDPYGAQGYRLPTEAEWEYAAQWNDDRIYPWGDEDPDCSQANNLDIYGDPTIYCVGWTSPVGNYPDAPAALGLSDMAGNIAEWCNDWLVCGLGTNPVTDPPGPPSGTSRAVRGGGWASDDVRLLCARRGTGSSPGQSSQWEGFRVVRTANP